The following are encoded in a window of Streptomyces griseiscabiei genomic DNA:
- a CDS encoding PIG-L family deacetylase — MTDRPLTLMAVHAHPDDEATGTGGVLARYAAEGIRTVLVTCTDGGCGDGPGGVKPGDPAHDPAAVASVRRQELRASCDVLKISDLETLDYADSGMAGWPGNDAPGSFWRTPVAEGAARLADLMRHYRPDVVVTYDENGFYGHPDHIQAHRITMAALDLLTTPAPKVYWTTMPRSTMRRFGEIMREFHPDMPEPDPAEAAALAEIGLPDEEITTWVDTTAFSGQKFDALAAHASQGENIFFLGMGKERFGELMGTETFVRVRDTTGAAVPENDLFAGLR; from the coding sequence ATGACTGACCGGCCGTTGACGCTGATGGCGGTGCACGCTCACCCCGACGACGAGGCGACCGGAACCGGAGGGGTCCTCGCGCGGTACGCGGCGGAAGGCATCCGCACGGTTCTCGTGACGTGTACCGACGGCGGTTGCGGTGACGGGCCGGGGGGCGTCAAGCCGGGCGATCCCGCACACGATCCGGCGGCGGTCGCCTCGGTACGCCGCCAGGAACTCCGGGCGAGCTGCGACGTCCTGAAGATCAGCGACCTGGAGACCCTGGACTACGCGGACTCCGGGATGGCCGGCTGGCCCGGCAACGACGCCCCCGGATCGTTCTGGCGGACCCCCGTGGCGGAAGGCGCGGCCCGGCTCGCGGACCTCATGCGGCACTACCGGCCCGATGTGGTCGTCACCTACGACGAGAACGGCTTCTACGGCCACCCCGACCACATCCAGGCCCACCGCATCACCATGGCGGCCCTGGACCTGCTGACCACGCCGGCACCGAAGGTGTACTGGACCACGATGCCGCGCTCGACGATGCGGCGGTTCGGCGAGATCATGCGCGAGTTCCATCCGGACATGCCGGAGCCGGACCCCGCCGAGGCCGCCGCGCTGGCCGAGATCGGTCTCCCCGACGAGGAGATCACCACCTGGGTGGACACCACCGCGTTCAGCGGTCAGAAGTTCGACGCGCTGGCCGCGCACGCCAGCCAGGGCGAGAACATCTTCTTCCTCGGGATGGGCAAGGAGAGGTTCGGTGAGCTGATGGGCACGGAGACCTTCGTACGCGTCCGGGACACCACCGGCGCGGCCGTACCCGAGAACGATCTCTTCGCCGGACTGCGCTGA